The genomic DNA CCGAGCGCTTCACGGGCTTCGCGTTCGGGATGGGACCGGGGCGGATCGCCATGCTCAAGCACGGCGTCGACGACCTGCGCCGCTTCTTCGAGTGCGATGTCCGGTTTCTGGAGTCGCTCGTCGGGAGGCCGTGGTGAAGGTTTCCTACCGCTGGCTTCTCGACCTCCTGCCCGGCGCGGCGCTCGATCCGGACGAATTGGCCCGCAGACTCGCGCTCCGGGGAGCGCCCGTGGATGGCGTGTCGGAGCCCTGGGGAGCTCTCAAGGAGATAGTTGTCGGCCGGGTGACGGAGACCCGACCTCATCCTCGCGCGGACCGGCTCACGCTCTGCACGGTCGACGCCGGCTCCGGCGAGCCCCTGTCCGTGGTGTGCGGCGCCCCCAACGTGGAAGTCGACGCCTTCTTCCCGTTCGCTCCGGTGGGCTCGATTCTCCCCGGAGGCGTCAAGCTCAAGCGCGCCCGCATCCGAGGAGAGAGTTCGCACGGCATGCTCTGCTCCCGAAGGGAGCTTGGGCTTGGCGACGACCACTCGGGCATCCTGCGCATGGAGGGCGAACACGAGCCCGGCGCCGGCTTCATCGAGGCGGCGGGGCTCGACGACCTGACTCTCGACGTCGAGATCACGGCCAACCGGGGCGACCTCCTCTCCCATCTGGGCATAGCCCGCGAGCTCGCCACCGACACTTCCGGGCCTCCCGAGCTCCCGCCTCTTTCCGGGGCCGGCGACCTCTCGTTGGAATGGAAACGCTCGCCGTCCGAGCCGTCGACTCGGCCGCGCCCGACGGAGGTGTCCGCCGCCGGCGTCAGCATCAGCGTCGAGGAGCCCGAGCTCTGCCCCCGGTACGTGGGCGCGGTGGTCCGCGGCGTCGAGGTCGGACCCTCCCCCGGCTGGCTGCGTCGCAGACTCGCTGCGGCGGGTTCGCGCCCTGTCAACAACGTGGTCGACGCGACCAACTACGTTCTTCTGGAGCTCGGCCACCCCCTCCACGCCTTCGACCTGGGCAAGCTGCGCGGCTCGGCCGTACGCGTACGCACTCCCCGGATCGACACGGGCGCGGGCGCCGGAATCCCGGCCACCCGGGCGGGCGAGAGTCGCTTCACCACTCTCGATGGGGAGGAGCGGTCTCTCGACGACTCCATGCTCATGATCTGCGACGCCGAGGGACCGGTGGCGGTGGCCGGCGTCATCGGGGGGCGAGACTCCGCGGTCGGCGACGACACCACCGAGATTCTGCTGGAGTGCGCTCTCTTCGACCCCAGGTCGGTGCGCAGGACGCGCCGGGCGCTCGGTCTCTCCACCGACGCCTCCTACCGGTTCGAGCGCGGAGTCGATCCCACCGGTGTCCGGGACGCGGTCGAACGCGCCCTCTCCCTGATACTGGCCGTCGCAGGGGGAGAGGTCACCGGGCCGGTCCTCGACTGTGCGCCGGTCCCCTTCGAGCCCACCTCCATCGAACTCAGGCCGGCGCGGATCGAGCGCTTGCTCGGTGTCCCGTTCGCGACGAACAAGGTCAGGAAGCTCCTCCATCCGCTCGGCTTCACGGTCGGCGAGGAGCGGAGCGGCCGGGTGGCGGTCGAGGTCCCGGGCTTCCGGAGCCACGATGTGACCCGCGAAGTGGACCTGATCGAGGAGATCGCCCGCACCTGGGGTTTCGACCGCTTTCCCGACGACCTGGGCAGCTTCCGTCCGAGCACGGTCCCCGACGATCCGTTCTTCC from Gemmatimonadota bacterium includes the following:
- a CDS encoding phenylalanine--tRNA ligase subunit beta, producing the protein MKVSYRWLLDLLPGAALDPDELARRLALRGAPVDGVSEPWGALKEIVVGRVTETRPHPRADRLTLCTVDAGSGEPLSVVCGAPNVEVDAFFPFAPVGSILPGGVKLKRARIRGESSHGMLCSRRELGLGDDHSGILRMEGEHEPGAGFIEAAGLDDLTLDVEITANRGDLLSHLGIARELATDTSGPPELPPLSGAGDLSLEWKRSPSEPSTRPRPTEVSAAGVSISVEEPELCPRYVGAVVRGVEVGPSPGWLRRRLAAAGSRPVNNVVDATNYVLLELGHPLHAFDLGKLRGSAVRVRTPRIDTGAGAGIPATRAGESRFTTLDGEERSLDDSMLMICDAEGPVAVAGVIGGRDSAVGDDTTEILLECALFDPRSVRRTRRALGLSTDASYRFERGVDPTGVRDAVERALSLILAVAGGEVTGPVLDCAPVPFEPTSIELRPARIERLLGVPFATNKVRKLLHPLGFTVGEERSGRVAVEVPGFRSHDVTREVDLIEEIARTWGFDRFPDDLGSFRPSTVPDDPFFRFEDEIRDELDARGLLEIQTPAFVSEAEGEVRLQNPLTAPEPVVRRDILPSVLRTVERNFALGNRDLRLFELATSFSAPPQEGAPPREETRLAAVVTGRKCPTHWSTSSALDFDCWDLKGLLFDLARMVWGAEARVEPENRLPPSGFADRFAPDRTFAVRSATDVKDVLGAGGLVTGLDAPAKAGEVWAFELALPERPVRSGTPVAAEISPYPASERDLALTVPDEIDFAAVEESILGYAGDLLESLVLFDRYKGSSLTGSDRSSLAFRLRFRSPKRTLKDREVDRYVARVLKALERLDVEQRS